Genomic segment of Panicum virgatum strain AP13 chromosome 9N, P.virgatum_v5, whole genome shotgun sequence:
tccaatctaaTCTCCCTACAAGCCTACCCTGGGATTTTTATCAATGCGCACGCAGGCACCCGGGACTCCACGGCCCATTAACAGGCTCGGCTAAAACAAGTGCACGCAGGCACCACACCAGGACTCCAAAACCACTCGACCATGCCTAACTCACGTGTAGAAGTATCTCAAACCTAAGTACGTGACAGAATAACATTAAAATAATTGTAACATGCAACTAGTAATCTAATAATATAAAAATGTGGCCATATGCAAATCACGCATCTCTCGGCATCATGCTTGTAGCTGCTTGTATATAAGGAAATTACCACTTTTCCCCAAGTATTTCTCCAAGGCAATAGAAATTCAAGTGACGTCAACATGCATGGAGCCGATGTATATATATTTCCTTGGCTTCCTTTTCTCTTCTATTTGACGCAATACAGAACCTCTGAAAATGATATTGGATGAAATAATTGAATCATTTTTCTCATCCAAAGAGTTGCTGCCTGAATTATTTTGTCCAGCCATGGGCTCATCATTCTCTCCCCCTTGAAGCAAAGCCGTCCTCAGCTTTGAGTTATTGTCAATAGCTTCATTAATCCGAGAATTAGCACAATTATTGGTAGACGTGCATTTTGTAGCATCGGCCATGCTTGGTCCATTGCCTTTCATGTCTGCAGCAGGACAACCCAATCGAGACCCACGAAGTTTCACAGAAGTACCAGCCAAAATATTTGTATTAGTGCAAGAGTTTTCTAAAATTGCAATGGCAGAATTTTTGGCCACATCATCAGTGCCTCCATTGAAAAAGGTCTTTGGCTCTGTTAGTTCCATGGGTGAATCATTATCGATTGAAGTAACAAGCACCTCGACCTTCCTGGCAGCATGCATATTTTCGCTTGGCAAAGTATCATGTCTTGAAATGTGAGAGAAAGAACCAAACTGGATAGACAAGTTTTCCAGACGACCCTTGCATTTAAGTTCAGATTTACTAAAAGGCAGTATTTGATCATCTTCCAAAACACAAGCTGCTATAGTAGAGTCCAAACCAGAATGCACTGAAACAGTTTTGGGAGAAGGTACAGTGACATCGTTTTGTACCTCATGAAGCAAAGCTATCCGCGGCTTTGTGGCAACCGTGGCAGCCTTTTTCTTTACGTTTGAAGTAGCAAACACCCCAACCTTAATAGCACCAACCGGCATCGGTTTGAGCACATGGTGTGGAAATTCCTACTCTAAATGCTGCTCCTAGTGAGTCTGTAGTCAGCTGCAAGGAGCCGATCCAATTGGGTTCCATCTCTAATATTCTTGGGAAAAATGTGGCGATGACAAAAGACACTCTTGCTGCAAAGAAGGTTTCGAAGATCACTGTAATAAAGAAGCCAGTTGAGATTACGCCAAAGCCGAGGACGGCTTTGTTTCAAGGGGGAGAGGATGATGAGCCCATGGCTCCTCATGCTTCAGCTATTATATTTAGGAAGAATTCCAATGTGTCAAATATTTCTATTCCAATTGAATTactaaaaaataatttggaAGATCATTCTTATATGAAGCTTGGTGATTTTTATATTGACCTGAATCGTGTCAAGGAGGTCAAGAACAGCAAAGTCGGACTGACCTTTATGGGAAATAATCTACTCAAGAAACTAGAAGATAAGATGAAGTGGAAACCAAGTATTATTCAGTTTGGTTCCATGCCGGCTACTGAGCTCACGTGAAGATGCATCATTTATTCTATTTCACATATATAGCAGCCGCAATATTTTATTACTTAATTATTTTATAGCACGTCATTTGAGTCCTAGGTAATTGGTCACGTACGTAATGGTTTTGGGATAGCTAGTTGGTCACGTACGTGGTGGTTTCCATGTGTTGGTCGAGTCCAACCAGGTGGTGTGTGTGCGTTGAGTCCAAGTCAGAGTTGAGGCCTGCGTGCCTATATTAGAAGTCATCTTCTGTAATAGGAGATTAGATTGGAATATTTTTGTGTCTCTtgtctagggtttctcctacgaACAAGAGAACATCTGATCTCATCTACCCTTCCGATCCCTCTTGGATTTGTGTGGAGCGCGTGATCGAGTTGCTACATCTCGGGTGCGTCAGCTTGGATTTCTTGGTGAGATCCCTCCTCTTCTGATCGTGAGTTGCTACTCACGGGTGGAAGGACCTGCTCGTGATTTGGATTGCAGTTGTTGTAAGCCAGATCcattatttatctatttatctTGGTGCAAGCTTTGATATTGGGAAGATTCTTGTTCTCTCTCTTGCGTGGAATCAAATCTGTTTGCGGTTTGTTCTTGTGAACCAAATTATCATTATTCTATCCTGGTCAATCTGTGCACTATTGAACTTGGTTTCGCTGCCTGAGCTTCAGATTTGACAAATAATACTGCTAGCGTTGCTACTTAATTATATTCAAAGAGAGTTGTGGATGCTATCCTGTGACACAATATACTTTTGATTCGTGTGTGCTATTCAAGAGCTGGGAACCGGGTGCTATTTAGAACAAAGGAAAATATTTGTTATCGGGTTACTGGTTGTCTGCTTGtttgctgcggctgctgctgttgaacACAAAAGATTATTGATTAATTTATTTTAATTGCTGCGTGCTTGGAAAATAAGTTCCTTATCTTATTGGTTTGTTCCGTGAAAGATCAGACACATTCCCAGGCATTGTAGACGTGTCCTTATCAGCGGCTCTGAAGCGAAGATCGACTCCAGAAGCTTTGGACGCTTCGGCGCACTAGCGCCACAGGCCTTTCCTCGTTGTTTCTTCTTCTAGAGGGCGCTAGTAGCGCCCACACCACCGGCAGCCTTCTGCTGCTCCCTCTGCTGCCTCTTCTCTTCGGCCTCCGCCATCGCCACCTCGGCTTCGCGGCGGGGAGGATTGATTCTGAAGAAACTAAAAACCCGGTTCCTCCTGGTGCCACCGAGCTTCTCAACCACTTGCTTGTATTCAACGCTGCCAACGGGGCCGACGAATTCGTCAGCGGCAGCTTCGATAGCTTTCGGATCAAATATCTGCAATGAAAGGCGAAAACAAcggatttttaaaaaaaaatacctTCGCGACGGAGGCTGAAACACTCTGTGAAGTCCGGCATCGGAATGCCCTCGATCCACTTCGCTTCGGGCGCCCAGGAGCTGACCGCCCACCCTTCCCGGATGGCGAAGCCCTGGCACACCGAGAACTCTTCGACGAGATCCAATGTGCAACGCCACGAAGGCATTAGCCTCCGCGGTGTCCGGCGGTGCGATCACCGGGGTCTTCGAGAGCTGAGGGATCTTCGCAACCCAAAGGGAGCTGGAGTTTGTATCCGGGTCCAGGCGAATCTTGTGGTAGAACCAGGCGTTGGTCCACTTCACGGGCCACTTGTTCTGATATGCTTGGATGGAGCTCGGGGCTGTCTGCCTAAAAGCGAAGGTGTAGCAGCTGTACTGGGGCTCCCCATCGCCGCTGCTGCCGTCCTTCTTGGTCACGACGATCGTCTTCGGCTGATAGTGGATGCGGAAGACGCGAGCAAAGGTTTTGGCCGTGGGCTCGACCTTGCCTGTCTTCGCTAACCACATGAAGAGGTTCAGCCTAACGAAGGACATGGGAGTCATCTAGTGGAGATAGACCCCGTACTGCCAGAAGATGTCCACGACCACCGGGTCCAGTGGGAAGCGAAGACCAGCAGTGAAGAAATCAGGGAACACCACCACTTCGTCCTGCTCGGGCCGCGCCGAAGCCTGATCAGCCATTGAGGATCATCCCCTCGAGGACCTCCGGGGTCACGTGGCTGTAACCCAAGGCACGAGTGGGAGGCGGCTTCTCGGACATTCGAGGCGCCATTTCTTCGTGCGAAGCCGTGGCGAACACAAATCAAAGAAAGAAAGGCAACGGGCAGTGGGAACCACAGAGAGAGCTGAGAGCGAAGGGCGAATGCAAGGAAAGCTCGTGCGTTGTCTGGGCTCCCGCAAACCCCCCTCCCACCTCCGGTCCTTTTATAGCCGGGGACGCGCCCAGCGAGACGCGTCAGCTCATGCGAAGTTACAAAAATGCCCTTGCCACTAACAGTCAAATAACAGTGCACGGCAACCATCTCAACGATCGAATGAAGGGGCATTCTCGTCTTCGAACAAATCGGCGACGCCTCGGTTGAAAAAAATGTGTTGTTTCTTCTTTCACATTGCAGGAACCTCAAACGCTCGCAGGCGAACGTCTGAGGGGTGGCGCTTAAGGGACATGGCTTCGCTCACGCACCGATCGGTCGAGGCCTCGGCCGCTCCGAGGAGCATCCACggcctcgaggggctactgttggggacgccaccttcACCTGTCGCCGAAGGCGTTCGGCTGCGAGCAAGGAAGCGGCGAAGCGAGCTGCGAAGACGAAGAGGGCGCACCCGAAAGGACTTGGAGCGAAGGGTGACAAGCAAAGGCCGGTGCCCCtcgaagagaagagaagaggcggcgcgcgcagcgaaggggcggcgcgcgcgccgaAGGGACGGACGGCGAAGCGATTCGGAGAACCCCTTCGCTTAGGCAGCGAAGACCTTCGGTCGCGAAGGGAAGCGAAGTGAAGCGGCCCCACTGTCAGAATACTGTACAGAGTGTACAGCTGTAATTCCACTAATTTGTGTCGAGTGTTGTAACATTACGATTCTGCCCAGGGAATATTCCAAGATGCTGGCAGTTAAGGGGTAGTGAGAGAATTTTGGCCAGGGAGTAGTTGAGATtttgggctataaataccccccttgTAATTGTAAAGGACATATTAAATACAGTGCAATTACTCTATCGCTTTGATTTTCATGCCGACTTGGTGCTAGTGATCTCATTTCTTATGGTTTCGCCTCCCTTCGTTAGGGCTGTTGTGACCTCTTCGTCCCGGAGAGCGTCTTACACCAACATAAACTAGACTATTTAGCTTATAATTTGGCATTCCACCACTTTCCAAAGTTAAGATATAAGCCTATCCTAAGCGCATAATTTGGGAGATGGAAATTGACTCTATACACCATCAAGCTATGTTTCTATTCCGTAACTTATAGCATACTCTTTGGCTCACTTCTTTATAGTAGAACATAAGTATCTTCCTCATATACCAATAATATTAATCAAATTATTTGAACAgttatataatcatattagctTAATGGATTTATGTCCAAATTATAGAATGGAATTCAATTTTAAGATCCCAAACGGGTCTAAGCGTGATTCTTGCAAAAGCGCTGCTATGTAATCAGCGTGGCCTGAGGCACCGGCAATACAGCCGGAATCGGAACAGTTCGGTAATCATTGGAGGTAGCAGTAGCACTGACAGACTGTTAACATGATTGGTGTGTTTTGGACGACAAGGGCATCCGTGAGGGAACTACGCTTGGCCCTCGTTTGCCATATGGTCACATCGACGACCGAATGGTGCAATTATTGGGGCATCGGGAACCTCAGAGCCACACAAGCTGAAGCGGCTGCCTCCTCAGATTGGAACAAGAAACGAACCCACTTGAAGGAGGCAGGGACCCTCCCGATCCCATTTGATCCCCCCTCCTTGATTTCATACACAACGCAATCCGCAACCAATGCCATGCAACAAATAGTAAAATCTGATTTCTGTTCAACAGCTTCTACCAACCAACCAGCACAAACTTCCTTCCTGTAGTAGTACTAGGATTACATGAAACTAAAGAAAACCGGCACGCCATCGGCGAAGAACACCAAGTTATTAGCACAACAAAgacgacaacaacaacaacaacagcaagaTCGAACAGGCAGGAGGTGCCTGTGTGCAGCTGAAACAGAGATCGCGGCAGCTGAGCCCAAGCAGCCCCGGCGCGTCTCGAGTCACAGCACTTTGATTGCCCCGGCAGCGCCACCGCAGCCGCAGCGAGCAGGAGGCGCGATGCTGAGCTCCAGATTGTTGACGGCGATGCTGAGCTCTAGGCTGCTGACGGACGAGGCTGGTTCCAGGCCGGAGGACATGGACGCGAGCGACGTCTCGACGTGACCCATTGTTGTCATGAAGTAATTAGTCAGTTCGCTAACCTGTCGAAGGAATCAGTTTATTTGTCAGTTTTGCTCCATGAAGATGTTCTTACTTCTTACCAATGTAATAGAGGTGATAGTTTTACCTGAATGTTATTGCCTAAAATCTCTCCAAAGCCCCTACAGCTTGGTAGCTGAAATGAGGTTAAAATATGATATTAGCTGCTCAGCTCTTCAGTTATATATGCTTGTCGTTTATCTCAATTTTCAAGTAGCTAGCAATCTGGTAATTTCAACTCAAATATGTGGTAGAACAAGGAAACACAAAGGAATGCATCTGCAGAAATTACCGGGACATCGCCGCGGTCGGTATGAATTATCTCCTGAGCAGGAGCAGGCTTAGTGGCACTGTTTGGAGGGCTTGGCGGCACCTGAAACAAACGGATAAAGGGAACAGCATTAGCTGCAAGATCTGATCAAAACCAATGGAATGGCATCGAAGTGCTCACCTGATGGTCACGGAAGTCGGCGATGCCGACGTCGAAGAGGCTGGCCCGGCGCTTCTTCTTGCCGGGGTTGGTCTGGCGGAGGAAGTACTTCTGGGCGTGGCTGGCCACCTGCGTCGCCGTCCTGGTGATCAcgaagctcttggagatgccccTCCAGTACCCCTTGCCCAGCTGCCTCAGGCCGTCCAGGAACTTCCTGTGCTCCTCCTCGGTCCACGGAATCCCTGCACGGATTTCACCAATCGGCACAGGATTAATCACAGAACCAAGAACTGAAAAGAAAAATGCTACAAATATTTCAGTATTTGTGGTGCGAGCGCCTTGTGGATTGTGAGAGCTAGCGTTGACTCGCACATGATGGGGGCGAATTTTCAGTCGTTTTCTTGATTTCAGAATCCAGGACAACGTTTTTCGTCCGCGAATCAGTCCTCGGATTATACCGAACAACCTCGGCAAGAACAAAGCAATCGAATccgggagggggagagagggggaaagaaaaaaagaaatcacCTTTCTTCCTCTCCTGggccttgcggcggcggcgcttctgGTGCCTGGAGGCCAGCTCGAGATCATCGGAGGCGTACCCCTTgcgctcgccggcctccccgTGCGGCAGGAGCGGGTTGGCGAGGTTGGGCATGCTCGAACTCTTCCTGAGCCCGATGTCGTTGTCATCCGGCTCCTCGTTGACGACGACATCCACGCCGAACAGCCTGAGGAGGACCACCGGCGCCGGCTTCCTCccgttctcctcctcctcctcctttggcCGATGCACTCCCCCCATCCCTACCTTGTCTGCTGCTGCCTTGTCGCTGTTGGTGGCGTCTTTGTTGGAAGCGGGTTGGTCGTTGGATGCGATGCTTTGGAGGCCGCTGCAGACGGCACTGCGGGAGAAGAGGCCAAGCGGGAGAAGAGGGGATTAGATTACTACTGGTGGTAGTAGTTGCTGCTGCCTCCGCCTCCCCTCCGGGCCAGGGATCGCCTGCCTCGCTTATTTATACAAAATCATAGGGTCATAGGGAGAAGAGGAGATTGGAGTGGCGGTGGTGGTTTGATAGGAGGGGAAGCGGTTTTGTTTTCGGAAGATTTTTATGGCGTTTTGATGTGTTTTTTGCGCCAATAGGACTGGTTTCGAGCAAGATTATGGTTGACCGATGCGGCCGAGGGAAGATGCCATCGGAAGACGCGAAGTTTGGGCTAGAACTAGCTAGAATATAACGACTCGGTGGCGTCTGTGATGATGTCGAAAACAAAATTCCATGGCTTTTTCTTCTTTGTGCGGTGCCACCGAAATATATATCATTGAATCTGACGTGTTCGTGTCATCGCCACCGGAATGTGCGAGTACATAGACACCTTTTCGTGTCAAGCTCGTAGCACGCATGGCATGGCAGGGCATTGTGCACTCTTCGTGTTGGGCATGTCAACGTCTGCGTGACTAGACTACCACCGCAACAATACAACACGTAGCATGTTGAGAGCTCCATAGTTAAGGATGGATCCGGATGTTTGAACATCCGAATTATCCATATTCGTATCCGCTTAAAACGTAAATATGGATATCCATATTCGTATTCGATTTTAATATAGatgtcatatggatgcatccgaaTCTGATCTTAAGAACTTTTCTAAATCCGATTTCATATTCGTATTTGAGGAATATCCGATCACATccgtatccgtccgtatccgcaaagaaaaagtgactagtgagacaatattaaacttatctttatacctaattacttgatgatgtacactatttaaattacatagaaagctagataactaataaaatatttattaaaattagtaatgatataaaaattaactttaactatttaatatatttatttcatgattaaaattatttgatacaagtcaaattaattatttatttaatgataaaatcttttttatatatcttaattattaagtatttaaatatttatttattttacatttataattagtattatatatttaatataaaagctatgcatagataattatattctttttctattagctatcttctaatcctttactccctaattgtataatgattttgatTTACTATAAAATTATTGACAAAATAAAATGATACTCATGATAGCTCTATGTTTAAAATCGAGAAGGTATCCAGATCCGAATCCGGATTCGAACTatccgttttgtattcgtatccgatgAGATTCGTATTCGCATTCGTATCCAGATTAAAATGTGATAAAAGATGATATCCGGATCCGATTTCATTCGTATCTGATCCGAATCCATACTTATCCATAGTCCCCACAAAACTTGTAGAAATACCAAGACTACTGTTCCCCTCTGAAAATTGGCAGCAGGTACGTAGCTCCGGTACGGTATATATCAGTCCTGGCAGGGCAGGGCTGAGACAGTGGAAACACTTGGAAATTACGTGCAGGGGCTTCCACTCCATCGCAGCACTGACTAGCAGCGAGGCAGGCCACGCCGGTCAGGTATCAACATCATCTCCCGGACAATTCCCTCCTCTTCCACGCACATCAGCTGCTCGGGAGTTGCGCGGATCATCGCAGATGCGTGGGAATTTCACCCGCCCCCGCGCGCTCCCGGCATCGGTCGGTCGCGTTTCGTGCTGGTCTGGGCTTGCAGATGCCGTGGGGATTCCGCCCGTGGAGATCCGGCCCATCCGGGCACGCACGCACCCGACCGCCGCTGGTCACTCGCTGATGACTCGTACGGCCGTGCACCGGGCGCACGGGCAAAAGTCAGCAGGCACAGATAAGTGCTGCGTGGTCTTTGCGTGCGTACGTACGTACGAACGTACAGGCTATCGGCCCGGCCGATCGTGGCACGCGCTTTCACCGGCCAGAACGCTAAAATATGGCTGCCGCCTGCCGCCACGCTCCGATCGGGCACCAATAAAAGAGTAGAAAACCTTATCATCTCAGAGCCTGCAGCCGGATTGAAGCCCACGATAAAAAACCAGCCGATGGAGCCAATGGGGACGGGCCTTGCCTAGTTGCCTTTGCCTTGGAAGCGTCTCCAAGGGTCCAGTTCCTAGGCGGCTCGGCGCCATCGCGTCCGCCCGTGCGTACCCTACGCCCGCCCCAGCTTTCAGCAGCGAGCCAAGGCTCCCCTCCTGTGCTGTCCCCCACGCAGAGCCTGGCTGGATGCGGCACCCACAGCTGCTGCCCCACTAGTCCGAGAGGTCCGCGCGCCGCCACTCCTcgtagccgccgccgtcgcgcgggctcgtcgtcgtcgggaGGCCGGAAGGGGAAAGCCGTCGAGGCCCCGAGACGCGGACCGGGCGGCCCGGCCGGAAGCGAGGAACGGGAAGCCCTGGGCGTGGCGGGGCGCGGGCGCCTCGTCCTTGTCGCCTCGCTCGTGTTGCGGAGGCCGCCGCCCTGCCACCCCCAGGGCTGCTTGGCTGTCcacagattgtcaaaatggatcaGAAAAATGGGCTCGCGTGTCGCGGGGCGCTCCGGACGGCTGATCCCTTCGAGACGCCACGTCCCTGTTACCCCATTAGTAACAGCCAGCAAACCGCTGCCCCCAGTACGCAGAGAATGGACTGATCCCCTCTCGCTTACTTTACTCGCGGTTACTCTCGTTCAACTCGTTCCCAACAAGGCCTGCTACTAAGATTGGCGACAGTGCCATGTTATCTGATCTGCACCAAGCCTGCACGACCAAGTGCCGAGCTGCTTTTTTTTTACTATATACTATAACTACTTCACTGCTGGCAGAGTAGCAGTACAAAAAACCCTGGAACAATGCGCAGAGCGGCAGAGGTGTGTGTCCGTGGAGACGATGAGATTGGCGTAGCCGTCTAGGTGATGCGATTGTCCTCGTCAGGTGACCGCATTTTTGGCGGACGAGCAAGTGTGCGGAGACTCCCGGATGATTCCTTTGTAACACACGCAAGGTTTTTTACCTTTACGGTGAGTATAGACAGTAGACGTCTAGTTACTGCCAGCAGTAAATACGTAGATAGAAGTGGGATACGTACTTGCTTGGATCAGTTAATCAAACTTCAAACTAAACCcagatctttcttttttttttaagagaAAAACCCAGATCTTTCTaattaaagaaaaaacaaaacaaaagcttCAAACCCGACGTCTGGGCTTTTGCGCGGGCCTCGGCTGCATCAATGAATCAAGCCCTTCTGCTGGGCTCTAGCTGGGCCTCTTATATTCTAAACCCACCATAATGCACATTATTTTTTTGAACAGTGACGACCGAAGCTATACATAAGAATTGAGACAAAGTCAGATTACTTTAGCAGATCTTGATGAAATCCGTTGCATTATTAAGTTAATTTCTCTCTGATGCTGAATCCGCTCATCCTTATTAAATCTCTTTCGCTCCTTAAGCTTTGTCATATGGCTAAGGTTACGATCTGATGATTGGAAAAGCAACTTTTTTCCTAAACTCTTTTACCTCTGATATTTTTTCTGCATGCAAAATAAAGGAAATGAAACCAACATTGCTTGATCACAACCCGTGTGAAAAAAGAGAATTATACCGCGAGCCCAGTTCCAGAAGAGCACAAGAAACAGGCTGTGTGAGATTATTGCCTCTGGAGTTCTGTGAGATTATTACAAGACATCATCCTATTACAGCCTAATTATGAGGAGCATAGGGATCGAGGATGATGTCGCTGAGGTTGACGGCGTAGCTGATGGTGTGCGCTGGCTCGAGGAGGCTCGCCACAGCCTCGTTGGAATCCACCCGAGCGCCCGAGCGTCTCCCTCTTCGGGAATCTCCGGCTCGAGGGCGCCGAAATATTGGCCTACCTCCTCCTGCACCACCGCCAGCACCGTCGCGGCTCCTTTCCGGACCCCTCGGCCGGCGATCTGCCAGATGCGCACGGGGACGTCGCGGAGGCGGTCGACGGTCGTCGGACCCCGCGAGTGCACGGAATCCGAAACCTCCACGGCGACGCGACGAAGGGCCTCAAGCTCCGCCTCCAACTCTGTTCATGAAAGGGGCAAATGTGAGCAAGCAGTCAACAAAGAAGCAAGATTCTCATCGAGAAGGGCGTACCCGCGACCCTCATGTCGGCCGCTACCCGCTGCTCTCTCGCCTTCGCCGCCTCATCGTCGGCGGTAAAGACGGCGCTAAGGGGGAATCCATTTCTGTTCTGGGGgtaggggggctcaagccccgcAGCCCCCacgctggatccgcccctgatCAAGAGATGTTGCACGCGCGCGGCATCTCAAGTCTCCAATTGTTCGTAAGGTGTGCTTCATTTCTTCCCGTTTGCTGTTGGTGTACGCTGAATCGTTGATCCATCAGTTGCAAGTTCTACTAGGGTAATATATGCAGCAAGGTTAATTTGAATTGGtcgcactactacagaacagatCTTTATTCCAggtcatttgtcccggctgtctttgggcccgggacaaaaggtgggtTTTGTTCCGGGTCCAAcgactagccgggccagcgAGGGGGACAGATGACTTTTGTCccccttttgttccggttggtgtctctacccgggacaaaagacccaactcttttgttccggttggtaacaccaacccggactaaagggtgaccctttttgtcccggttggtggcaccacccgggacaaaaggactcttttgtcccggttggtgttaccaacccggacaaaaggcccctccacgtgatagttcaaaaagaAGTTATTTtatactgagtcacatgtactacttaggtgagttgacAAGAAAACCATGCGCTAAGCAAGAGGTCTTGGGATCGAATCCCGCGGGGTGCAAAAATATTTTAGCGTCAgggaccccttttgtcccggttctgccacccgggataaaaacctcaaggcttttgtcccggaagcCTTGTCCCGGTTTTAAAATCGAGACAAAAGGCAATttgaaaccgggacaaaatgtcgaATCTGTAGTAGTGTCAGTGTGTTCCTCGTCTTCTTTGGGTTCTAGCCAGTAGTACTTCAGAGGCAAGCATGTGGTCAGGGCCGTGTGTACCGTGTACGCCAGCTGTGTCTCTCTTGCGTTGTTACTCGTCCTGTGACCTGATGATAAATGCTGAGGTCATGAGATGGTCAAGCTAGAGCTACTACTAGTTTCTTTGAAATGCAGGTTTGGGGACTGGGGACGTACCCTACTGCATTGGATCAACAAATCAACCCCAGCTCAAGCACATTTGCTAGATCATTTGTTCAGACAAGCAAAGCTGGCAAGCCAACTAGCTAGTAGTCAAGATGGGAATGTGTTGGTTGGGCCTGGCCTTGAATCTGGCCCTATGGCTCCAGGGTCAATTTGTGAGGCTATGGGCCGACCCAATTTATCACTTGCATGTGATCTCGTTGGCCCAATGGATATGATGAGTTGACCTATTCAAACACTATATATGTTAAATGTTGCAGCAATAATCATCTAATAAATACAACGGTGACACATAATAACATTTAAAGATCCTTTTTAtgtaaaaaggaaaaatggatCTATTAGCATTGGTCATGCGAATGGATGGCTAGCACCTGATCTAACGTAGGCACTCTGGTAGTTGTGGGAATACTACCTCTTGATATTTCTACAGGCTGTTCTATTATTGGCACAAAAACACATCAAAATGTCATAAAAATCTTCCAAAAACAAAACTGCTCTCCCTCCTATCAAAGCACCACACGCAGCAGACGACGTGGGGATGGAGGGAGTGCATCGGCCAGAGGGAGAGCAGCAGACAAGGTGGGCAAGGGGGTATGTGTCGTACAATGTGGAGCTGGCCTCCAGGCACCAGAAGCCCCGCCGCCACAAGGCTCAAGAGAGGAAggtgatttctttttctttcccccctctctccctcccggaTTCGATTGCTTTGTTTTTGATGAGGTTGTTCGATATAATCTAATGAGTAATGACTGATTCATGAATGAAAAATCCGAGGGAGGAAGCACGCGAACCTACCACGCCTGATAAGGAATCCTACGAACAAACCCTAGACAACCATGGAAGAACAAAG
This window contains:
- the LOC120688164 gene encoding uncharacterized protein LOC120688164; translation: MRVAELEAELEALRRVAVEVSDSVHSRGPTTVDRLRDVPVRIWQIAGRGVRKGAATVLAVVQEEVGQYFGALEPEIPEEGDARALGWIPTRLWRASSSQRTPSATPSTSATSSSIPMLLIIRL
- the LOC120688163 gene encoding transcription factor MYBS2-like — its product is MGGVHRPKEEEEENGRKPAPVVLLRLFGVDVVVNEEPDDNDIGLRKSSSMPNLANPLLPHGEAGERKGYASDDLELASRHQKRRRRKAQERKKGIPWTEEEHRKFLDGLRQLGKGYWRGISKSFVITRTATQVASHAQKYFLRQTNPGKKKRRASLFDVGIADFRDHQVPPSPPNSATKPAPAQEIIHTDRGDVPLPSCRGFGEILGNNIQVSELTNYFMTTMGHVETSLASMSSGLEPASSVSSLELSIAVNNLELSIAPPARCGCGGAAGAIKVL